CACCGGCGACTCGGTCACCGTGGCCCCGGGCCTGACGCTGACCGACCGCGAGTACCAGATCATGCGCGACCAGGGCATCGCCATCCTGCGCGAGGTCGGCGTGGCCACCGGCGGCTGCAACATCCAGTTCGCCATCAACCCGCGCGACGGCCGCCTGATCACCATCGAGATGAACCCGCGCGTGTCCCGCTCCTCGGCGCTGGCGTCGAAGGCCACCGGTTTCCCGATCGCGAAGATCGCCGCGAAGCTGGCCATCGGCTACACGCTCGACGAGATCACCAACGACATCACCGGCGAGACCCCGGCCGCGTTCGAGCCGGTCCAGGACTACGTCATCGTCAAGGCCCCGCGCTTCGCGTTCGAGAAGTTCCCGGGCGCCGACGACACCCTCACCACGACCATGAAGTCCGTGGGCGAGACCATGGCCATCGGCCGCAACTACATCGGCGCGCTGGGCAAGGTCATGCGCTCGCTGGAGTCGAAGCCGGCCGGCTTCTGGACCAAGTCCGACGAGTACATCGCGGGCGATCGCGCGAACGACCTCGAGGCGGTGCTGGAGGACCTCAAGCGCCCGACCGAGGGCCGCATTTACGACGTCGAGCTGGCCCAGCGCCTGGGCGCCACCGTCGAGCAGATCCACGAAGCCTCCGGCCTGGATCCGTGGTTCATCACCGAGATGGAGAACCTGCAGGACATCCGCAAGGCGCTTCTCGACGCCCCGGTCGTCGACGAGCAGCTGCTGCGCGAGGCGAAGTACTGGGGCCTGTCGGACGCCCAGATCGCCGCCCTGCGCCCGGAGCTGGCCGGCGAGGAGGGCGTGCGCGCCCTGCGCTGGCGCCTCGGCGTGCACCCGGTCTTCAAGACCGTGGACACCTGCGCCGCCGAGTTCGAGGCGAAGACGCCGTACCACTACTCGGCCTACGAGCTCGATCCGGCCGCCGAGTCGGAGGTCGCGCCGCAGACCGAGAAGGACAAGGTCATCATCCTGGGCTCCGGCCCGAACCGCATCGGCCAGGGCATCGAGTTCGACTACTCGTGCGTCCACGCCGCGCTGGAGCTGTCCCGCGTCGGGTACGAGACCGTCATGGTCAACTGCAACCCCGAGACCGTCTCCACCGACTACGACACCGCCGACCGCCTGTACTTCGAGCCGCTGACGTTCGAGGACGTCATGGAGGTCTACCACGCGGAGTCGCAGTCCGGCACCGTCGCCGGCGTCATCGTCCAGCTCGGCGGCCAGACGCCGCTGGGCCTGGCCGAGCGCCTGGAGGCCGCGGGCGTGCCCATCGTCGGCACGACCCCCGACGCCATCGACCTGGCGGAGGACCGCGGCGAGTTCGGCAAGGTGCTCGCCGAGGCCGGCTTGCCCGCGCCGAAGTTCGGCACCGCCACCTCCTTCGAGGAGGCGCGGCAGGTCGCCGACTCCATCGGTTACCCGGTCCTGGTCCGCCCGTCCTACGTGCTGGGCGGCCGCGGCATGGAGATCGTCTACGACGAAGCCACGCTGGAGGACTACATCAACCGCGCCACGGAGCTTTCCGACGAGCACCCGGTGCTGGTCGACCGCTTCCTGGACAACGCCATCGAGATCGACGTCGACGCCCTGTGCGACGGCGACGAGGTCTACCTGGGCGGCGTGATGGAGCACATCGAGGAAGCCGGCATCCACTCGGGCGACTCCGCCTGCGCACTGCCGCCGATGTCGCTGGGCCAGGGCATCATCGACCTGGTCCGCGAGTCGACGCGGAAGCTGGCGCACGGCATCGGCGTCAAGGGCCTGATGAACGTCCAGTACGCGCTGCGCGACGACACCCTCT
This genomic stretch from Corynebacterium hansenii harbors:
- the carB gene encoding carbamoyl-phosphate synthase large subunit — its product is MPRRNDINHVLVIGSGPIVIGQACEFDYSGTQACRVLREEGLRVTLINSNPATIMTDPEFADSTYIEPIQTSYIEKIFAKEAAEGHPIDAVLATLGGQTALNAAIALDREGILKKYGAELIGADIPAIQRGEDRQKFKDIVAKIGGESARSRVCHNMAEVHETVAELGLPVVVRPSFTMGGLGSGLAYNQEDLERIAGGGLAASPEANVLIEESILGWKEFELELMRDGDDNVVVICSIENVDALGVHTGDSVTVAPGLTLTDREYQIMRDQGIAILREVGVATGGCNIQFAINPRDGRLITIEMNPRVSRSSALASKATGFPIAKIAAKLAIGYTLDEITNDITGETPAAFEPVQDYVIVKAPRFAFEKFPGADDTLTTTMKSVGETMAIGRNYIGALGKVMRSLESKPAGFWTKSDEYIAGDRANDLEAVLEDLKRPTEGRIYDVELAQRLGATVEQIHEASGLDPWFITEMENLQDIRKALLDAPVVDEQLLREAKYWGLSDAQIAALRPELAGEEGVRALRWRLGVHPVFKTVDTCAAEFEAKTPYHYSAYELDPAAESEVAPQTEKDKVIILGSGPNRIGQGIEFDYSCVHAALELSRVGYETVMVNCNPETVSTDYDTADRLYFEPLTFEDVMEVYHAESQSGTVAGVIVQLGGQTPLGLAERLEAAGVPIVGTTPDAIDLAEDRGEFGKVLAEAGLPAPKFGTATSFEEARQVADSIGYPVLVRPSYVLGGRGMEIVYDEATLEDYINRATELSDEHPVLVDRFLDNAIEIDVDALCDGDEVYLGGVMEHIEEAGIHSGDSACALPPMSLGQGIIDLVRESTRKLAHGIGVKGLMNVQYALRDDTLYVIEANPRASRTVPFVSKATSVPLAKAASRIMMGATIAELRDEGMLPRDVDGGSLPPESPIAVKEAVLPFNRFRSPDGRELDSLLSPEMKSTGEVMGLAGDFGAAYAKSQAAAYGELPTEGTVFVSLANRDKRTLVFPLQRLAGLGFRILATHGTAGMLRRNGIECEVVNKLTEDGPETAGEKTIVDVIRGGEVDLVINTPVGSAEVRSDGYEIRAAAVAMNIPCVTTVQGAVAAVQGISAVRNNEMEVRALQDLHVLGQ